A stretch of the Pygocentrus nattereri isolate fPygNat1 chromosome 29, fPygNat1.pri, whole genome shotgun sequence genome encodes the following:
- the ubap2b gene encoding ubiquitin-associated protein 2b isoform X2 gives MMTSVVADAARGNRDRVQPQTTHTSQPQKQIQATAEQIRLAQMIYDKNDADFEGKVKQLIEVTGRNQDECMVALHDCNGDVNRAINFLLEEVTAKDSWETVGKKKSVGKEGATAENRERRADREGRGRGGPNRRGRGASRVQEGRSEENVFDSNPGERGGERGRRGRGRGGRGRGRGAGVNSFSQGMGTFNPADYTGSTEQGEAVNDTTDAAGTLRNNLEDWAAEDWNEDLTETKVFTASFALASENHIPSGQGVDLSSLLPKATEVDSELAELEPTSPEPLTQSLVFTNSQQQAGRTHTHSYASAAANSYASAAAGTYAHAASSLGSRVPQPDLQKAEPISIPRITPLSSQTPVAISNGSPTGESSAPTLPAPAPAPLALSEPKLEIPVTMSHLDLKAQPDPSPILSQLTQHQNPTLQSDLPAQARDPSPPLPPCNIPSPALKSLGEANMLTTAEPPQPKHNRPQRRRLPPPSKIPSLAVEMPGSADVSGLNVQFGALDFASEPAVESPSQSDASSQENAPTAQQTQSSLYSKPTSVSEPSGGLPLALPTAAMEPRYPSPSLGLATATAPASSMSSRAEPSSLHKDSPTTSTTPLTNGYTEVRPSSTQDAVPSSTPQSVSTTLSSENSMASSTLPSSSTSAPVPAPSTALPSLSSHVSSGATLGSAAPTGSTLSSQMTSDVSGSPSTFSSGSMVSSASSVVSSNGLSTGAPGLNTNGPSAPSTSRSAPIQTTTTSGKAPPNLAQGVPPLLANQYIMGPGGLLPAYPIYGYEDLQMMQSRLPMDYYGMTTFPATTALATRDGGLANNPYSGEPTKFARGEAASPAPNTSLSSVAPSQSDPGTVPPQTQAPQNPSQAFLNPPLPPGYGYSSLPYYAAVPGVPSAFQYGPTVFMPPASAKQHGLGPSGQYQHQAGYGQHAYASGFDDLSQAHAGADYGKGYGGSSQSQAKPSNSTGKAPGLSGSASSDLSATVYSKTQSFEKQAFQTATPATFSLPSALGGTGPLNPGGAPGYAPAPFLHILPHHQQPHSQLLHHHMAQDTQGQRSQSSSMQKSQGKSNYSSSPYWAN, from the exons ATGATGACTTCAGTGGTTGCTGATGCTGCCCGAGGCAATCGGGACCGAGTGCAGCCACAGaccacacacacctcacagcCACAGAAACAGATTCAG GCCACAGCAGAACAGATTCGTCTTGCGCAGATGATTTATGACAAAAATGATGCAGACTTCGAAGGGAAGGTCAAACAG CTCATCGAGGTCACAGGCCGAAATCAGGATGAGTGCATGGTGGCCCTTCACGACTGCAACGGGGACGTCAACAGGGCCATCAACTTCCTGTTGGAGGAGGTTACTGCCAAG gACTCGTGGGAGACTGTGGGTAAGAAGAAGAGTGTGGGGAAAGAAGGGGCGAcagcagaaaacagagagaggagggcTGACAGGGAGGGGAGAGGCCGCGGGGGGCCAAACAGACGTGGCCGTGGAGCCTCTCGTGTCCAGGAAG GTCGCTCAGAGGAGAATGTGTTTGATTCCAATCCAGGAGAAAGGGGAGGGGAGCGTGGGCgtagaggaagagggagag gaggaagagggagaggcagaggagCCGGTGTGAATAGCTTCTCTCAGGGAATGGG GACATTTAACCCTGCTGATTACACTGGCTCTACTGAACAAGGAGAGGCAGTCAATGACACTACTGATGCTGCGG GAACTTTGAGAAACAATCTGGAAGACTGGGCTGCAGAAGACTGGAATGAAGAT CTTACTGAGACCAAAGTGTTCACTGCCTCCTTTGCACTTGCATCAGAGAATCACATACCATCTGGACAGGG GGTGGATCTGAGTTCTCTATTGCCTAAAGCAACAGAGGTGGACTCTGAGTTGGCAGAGTTGGAGCCGACATCTCCAGAGCCGCTCACACAGAGCCTGGTGTTCACCAACTCTCAGCAGCAGGCTggccgcacacacacacacagctatgcCTCTGCTGCTGCCAACAGCTATGCCTCTGCTGCCGCCGGCACTTATGCTCATGCCGCATCG TCCTTGGGATCCAGGGTGCCCCAGCCTGATTTACAGAAAGCTGAGCCAATCAGTATCCCCCGAATCACCCCTCTGTCCAGTCAGACACCAGTTGCTATTAGCAACGGCAGCCCTACTGGAGAATCCAGTGCTCCTACCCTACCTGCCCCTGCCCCTGCACCCTTGGCTTTGAGTGAACCCAAGCTGGAGATTCCTGTTACAATGAGTCACT TGGATTTGAAGGCCCAGCCTGACCCCTCCCCCATTCTAAGTCAACTGACCCAACACCAAAACCCCACACTCCAGTCGGACCTGCCGGCTCAGGCCCGAGATCCTTCCCCTCCGCTACCCCCTTGCAACATCCCTTCCCCTGCACTTAAATCCCTGGGTGAAGCCAACATGCTCACAACGGCAGAACCCCCTCAGCCTAAACACAACAGACCACAGAGGCGCAGACTGCCCCCACCCTCCAAG ATCCCTTCTTTGGCAGTGGAGATGCCAGGCTCTGCTGATGTGTCTGGACTGAATGTACAGTTTggtgccctggattttgcttcagAGCCTGCTGTGGAGAGCCCCAGCCAATCGGATGCAAGCAGTCAGGAAAATGCACCTACTGCTCAACAAACCCAGAGCAGCTTGTATTCCAAACCCACCTCTGTCAG CGAGCCATCAGGTGGTCTTCCATTAGCTTTGCCCACAGCAGCAATGGAACCCAGATATCCTTCACCTTCTCTGGGCTTAGCAACTGCTACAGCACCTGCTTCTTCCATGTCCTCTAGGGCAGAACCCTCCAGCCTGCACAAAGACTCCCCCACCACATCTACCACACCTCTCACT AATGGATACACTGAAGTACGACCCTCCAGTACACAAGATG CTGTCCCTTCAAGCACTCCTCAGTCTGTGTCCACAACTCTGTCCTCTGAGAACAGCATGGCCTCTTCAACCTTACCATCATCCTCAACGTCTGCGCCAGTGCCTGCTCCCAGCACAGCTCTTCCCTCCCTCAGCAG TCATGTGAGCAGTGGAGCTACATTAGGCTCTGCTGCCCCCACAGGCTCTACCCTTAGC TCTCAGATGACCAGTGATGTCAGTGGAAGTCCCTCAACTTTCTCTTCGGGATCAATGGTCAGCTCAGCAAGCTCTGTGGTCAGCTCCAACGGCCTAAGCACTGGTGCGCCTGGCCTCAACACCAACGGCCCCTCAGCTCCCTCCACTAGTCGCTCTGCACCAATACAGACCACCACCACCTCTG GTAAGGCCCCGCCCAATCTTGCTCAAGGAGTACCTCCCCTGTTGGCTAATCAGTACATCATGGGGCCTGGAGGACTGCTCCCTGCGTACCCT ATCTATGGCTATGAAGACCTACAGATGATGCAGTCGCGTCTGCCCATG GATTATTATGGGATGACAACCTTCCCTGCCACCACTGCCCTTGCTACCAGAGATGGTGGATTAGCAAACAACCCTTACTCAG GTGAACCTACCAAATTTGCCCGTGGTGAAGCAGCCTCTCCAGCGCCCAATACTAGCCTCTCCTCGGTCGCCCCATCCCAGTCAGATCCAGGCACGGTTCCTCCCCAAACACAGGCCCCACAGAACCCTAGCCAGGCCTTTCTGAACCCGCCTCTGCCCCCTGGCTACGGCTACAGTAGTCTGCCCTACTATGCTGCCGTACCGGGTGTGCCCAGTGCCTTCCAGTACGGCCCCACTGTTTTCATGCCCCCTGCCTCAGCAAAGCAGCATGGCCTGGGACCCTCTGGCCAATACCAGCACCAAGCTGGCTATGGTCAGCACGCCTATGCTTCAG GTTTTGATGACCTGTCTCAGGCTCATGCAGGAGCAGATTATGGCAAAGGATATGGAGGCAGCTCCCAGTCACAGGCCAAGCCAAGCAACAGCACAGGGAAAG CACCTGGATTATCAGGTTCTGCCAGCTCTGATCTTAGTGCGACAGTGTACAGCAAGACCCAA TCATTTGAAAAGCAGGCTTTCCAAACGGCCACCCCGGCAACATTCAGCCTGCCGTCTGCTCTGGGAGGCACAGGCCCCCTGAACCCTGGTGGAGCCCCCGGCTACGCACCAGCACCCTTCCTCCACATCCTGCCCCACCATCAGCAGCCCCACTCTCAGCTGTTGCACCACCATATGGCCCAAGACACACAG GGCCAGCGCAGTCAGTCCAGCAGCATGCAGAAAAGCCAGGGCAAGTCCAATTACAGTAGCTCCCCGTACTGGGCCAACTGA
- the ubap2b gene encoding ubiquitin-associated protein 2b isoform X1, with product MMTSVVADAARGNRDRVQPQTTHTSQPQKQIQATAEQIRLAQMIYDKNDADFEGKVKQLIEVTGRNQDECMVALHDCNGDVNRAINFLLEEVTAKDSWETVGKKKSVGKEGATAENRERRADREGRGRGGPNRRGRGASRVQEGRSEENVFDSNPGERGGERGRRGRGRGGRGRGRGAGVNSFSQGMGTFNPADYTGSTEQGEAVNDTTDAAGTLRNNLEDWAAEDWNEDLTETKVFTASFALASENHIPSGQGVDLSSLLPKATEVDSELAELEPTSPEPLTQSLVFTNSQQQAGRTHTHSYASAAANSYASAAAGTYAHAASSLGSRVPQPDLQKAEPISIPRITPLSSQTPVAISNGSPTGESSAPTLPAPAPAPLALSEPKLEIPVTMSHLDLKAQPDPSPILSQLTQHQNPTLQSDLPAQARDPSPPLPPCNIPSPALKSLGEANMLTTAEPPQPKHNRPQRRRLPPPSKIPSLAVEMPGSADVSGLNVQFGALDFASEPAVESPSQSDASSQENAPTAQQTQSSLYSKPTSVSEPSGGLPLALPTAAMEPRYPSPSLGLATATAPASSMSSRAEPSSLHKDSPTTSTTPLTNGYTEVRPSSTQDAVPSSTPQSVSTTLSSENSMASSTLPSSSTSAPVPAPSTALPSLSSHVSSGATLGSAAPTGSTLSSQMTSDVSGSPSTFSSGSMVSSASSVVSSNGLSTGAPGLNTNGPSAPSTSRSAPIQTTTTSGKAPPNLAQGVPPLLANQYIMGPGGLLPAYPQIYGYEDLQMMQSRLPMDYYGMTTFPATTALATRDGGLANNPYSGEPTKFARGEAASPAPNTSLSSVAPSQSDPGTVPPQTQAPQNPSQAFLNPPLPPGYGYSSLPYYAAVPGVPSAFQYGPTVFMPPASAKQHGLGPSGQYQHQAGYGQHAYASGFDDLSQAHAGADYGKGYGGSSQSQAKPSNSTGKAPGLSGSASSDLSATVYSKTQSFEKQAFQTATPATFSLPSALGGTGPLNPGGAPGYAPAPFLHILPHHQQPHSQLLHHHMAQDTQGQRSQSSSMQKSQGKSNYSSSPYWAN from the exons ATGATGACTTCAGTGGTTGCTGATGCTGCCCGAGGCAATCGGGACCGAGTGCAGCCACAGaccacacacacctcacagcCACAGAAACAGATTCAG GCCACAGCAGAACAGATTCGTCTTGCGCAGATGATTTATGACAAAAATGATGCAGACTTCGAAGGGAAGGTCAAACAG CTCATCGAGGTCACAGGCCGAAATCAGGATGAGTGCATGGTGGCCCTTCACGACTGCAACGGGGACGTCAACAGGGCCATCAACTTCCTGTTGGAGGAGGTTACTGCCAAG gACTCGTGGGAGACTGTGGGTAAGAAGAAGAGTGTGGGGAAAGAAGGGGCGAcagcagaaaacagagagaggagggcTGACAGGGAGGGGAGAGGCCGCGGGGGGCCAAACAGACGTGGCCGTGGAGCCTCTCGTGTCCAGGAAG GTCGCTCAGAGGAGAATGTGTTTGATTCCAATCCAGGAGAAAGGGGAGGGGAGCGTGGGCgtagaggaagagggagag gaggaagagggagaggcagaggagCCGGTGTGAATAGCTTCTCTCAGGGAATGGG GACATTTAACCCTGCTGATTACACTGGCTCTACTGAACAAGGAGAGGCAGTCAATGACACTACTGATGCTGCGG GAACTTTGAGAAACAATCTGGAAGACTGGGCTGCAGAAGACTGGAATGAAGAT CTTACTGAGACCAAAGTGTTCACTGCCTCCTTTGCACTTGCATCAGAGAATCACATACCATCTGGACAGGG GGTGGATCTGAGTTCTCTATTGCCTAAAGCAACAGAGGTGGACTCTGAGTTGGCAGAGTTGGAGCCGACATCTCCAGAGCCGCTCACACAGAGCCTGGTGTTCACCAACTCTCAGCAGCAGGCTggccgcacacacacacacagctatgcCTCTGCTGCTGCCAACAGCTATGCCTCTGCTGCCGCCGGCACTTATGCTCATGCCGCATCG TCCTTGGGATCCAGGGTGCCCCAGCCTGATTTACAGAAAGCTGAGCCAATCAGTATCCCCCGAATCACCCCTCTGTCCAGTCAGACACCAGTTGCTATTAGCAACGGCAGCCCTACTGGAGAATCCAGTGCTCCTACCCTACCTGCCCCTGCCCCTGCACCCTTGGCTTTGAGTGAACCCAAGCTGGAGATTCCTGTTACAATGAGTCACT TGGATTTGAAGGCCCAGCCTGACCCCTCCCCCATTCTAAGTCAACTGACCCAACACCAAAACCCCACACTCCAGTCGGACCTGCCGGCTCAGGCCCGAGATCCTTCCCCTCCGCTACCCCCTTGCAACATCCCTTCCCCTGCACTTAAATCCCTGGGTGAAGCCAACATGCTCACAACGGCAGAACCCCCTCAGCCTAAACACAACAGACCACAGAGGCGCAGACTGCCCCCACCCTCCAAG ATCCCTTCTTTGGCAGTGGAGATGCCAGGCTCTGCTGATGTGTCTGGACTGAATGTACAGTTTggtgccctggattttgcttcagAGCCTGCTGTGGAGAGCCCCAGCCAATCGGATGCAAGCAGTCAGGAAAATGCACCTACTGCTCAACAAACCCAGAGCAGCTTGTATTCCAAACCCACCTCTGTCAG CGAGCCATCAGGTGGTCTTCCATTAGCTTTGCCCACAGCAGCAATGGAACCCAGATATCCTTCACCTTCTCTGGGCTTAGCAACTGCTACAGCACCTGCTTCTTCCATGTCCTCTAGGGCAGAACCCTCCAGCCTGCACAAAGACTCCCCCACCACATCTACCACACCTCTCACT AATGGATACACTGAAGTACGACCCTCCAGTACACAAGATG CTGTCCCTTCAAGCACTCCTCAGTCTGTGTCCACAACTCTGTCCTCTGAGAACAGCATGGCCTCTTCAACCTTACCATCATCCTCAACGTCTGCGCCAGTGCCTGCTCCCAGCACAGCTCTTCCCTCCCTCAGCAG TCATGTGAGCAGTGGAGCTACATTAGGCTCTGCTGCCCCCACAGGCTCTACCCTTAGC TCTCAGATGACCAGTGATGTCAGTGGAAGTCCCTCAACTTTCTCTTCGGGATCAATGGTCAGCTCAGCAAGCTCTGTGGTCAGCTCCAACGGCCTAAGCACTGGTGCGCCTGGCCTCAACACCAACGGCCCCTCAGCTCCCTCCACTAGTCGCTCTGCACCAATACAGACCACCACCACCTCTG GTAAGGCCCCGCCCAATCTTGCTCAAGGAGTACCTCCCCTGTTGGCTAATCAGTACATCATGGGGCCTGGAGGACTGCTCCCTGCGTACCCT CAGATCTATGGCTATGAAGACCTACAGATGATGCAGTCGCGTCTGCCCATG GATTATTATGGGATGACAACCTTCCCTGCCACCACTGCCCTTGCTACCAGAGATGGTGGATTAGCAAACAACCCTTACTCAG GTGAACCTACCAAATTTGCCCGTGGTGAAGCAGCCTCTCCAGCGCCCAATACTAGCCTCTCCTCGGTCGCCCCATCCCAGTCAGATCCAGGCACGGTTCCTCCCCAAACACAGGCCCCACAGAACCCTAGCCAGGCCTTTCTGAACCCGCCTCTGCCCCCTGGCTACGGCTACAGTAGTCTGCCCTACTATGCTGCCGTACCGGGTGTGCCCAGTGCCTTCCAGTACGGCCCCACTGTTTTCATGCCCCCTGCCTCAGCAAAGCAGCATGGCCTGGGACCCTCTGGCCAATACCAGCACCAAGCTGGCTATGGTCAGCACGCCTATGCTTCAG GTTTTGATGACCTGTCTCAGGCTCATGCAGGAGCAGATTATGGCAAAGGATATGGAGGCAGCTCCCAGTCACAGGCCAAGCCAAGCAACAGCACAGGGAAAG CACCTGGATTATCAGGTTCTGCCAGCTCTGATCTTAGTGCGACAGTGTACAGCAAGACCCAA TCATTTGAAAAGCAGGCTTTCCAAACGGCCACCCCGGCAACATTCAGCCTGCCGTCTGCTCTGGGAGGCACAGGCCCCCTGAACCCTGGTGGAGCCCCCGGCTACGCACCAGCACCCTTCCTCCACATCCTGCCCCACCATCAGCAGCCCCACTCTCAGCTGTTGCACCACCATATGGCCCAAGACACACAG GGCCAGCGCAGTCAGTCCAGCAGCATGCAGAAAAGCCAGGGCAAGTCCAATTACAGTAGCTCCCCGTACTGGGCCAACTGA